Proteins from a genomic interval of Providencia stuartii:
- a CDS encoding lysis protein: MSIGKWVLLIGSVICVFSLQYLVVKVGELSKENQSLTEQLSQQVDINKDYQARITRLNQLDIKYTQELVSAKNEIDQLRIAAERNPERVYIRASCPKGEGSSTSGLDDGATARPTDSAVRNYWLLRNRIAESEQMIKGLQDYIRTECLQ; the protein is encoded by the coding sequence ATGAGTATTGGTAAATGGGTTCTTTTAATTGGCTCTGTGATTTGTGTTTTTTCACTCCAATACTTAGTTGTAAAAGTTGGCGAGTTGAGTAAAGAAAACCAATCACTCACTGAACAACTCTCACAACAAGTCGACATCAACAAAGACTATCAAGCCCGTATCACTCGATTAAATCAACTCGATATTAAATACACTCAGGAGTTAGTCAGTGCAAAGAATGAAATTGACCAGTTGCGTATTGCTGCTGAGCGTAATCCTGAGCGGGTGTACATCAGAGCCAGTTGTCCGAAAGGCGAAGGCAGTTCCACCTCCGGCTTGGATGATGGAGCAACCGCCAGACCTACTGACTCCGCTGTCAGAAATTATTGGTTACTCAGAAACAGAATTGCAGAGTCAGAGCAGATGATTAAGGGGTTGCAAGACTACATTAGAACGGAGTGTTTACAGTGA
- a CDS encoding transcriptional regulator: MEQLRIFLNSLSVSEQEKFAKKCGTSIGYLRKALTKGSKLGAALCVAIEVNSNSKVTRKDLYPDDWEKNWPELAA; encoded by the coding sequence ATGGAACAATTACGGATATTCCTAAATTCCCTTTCTGTTTCTGAGCAAGAGAAGTTCGCTAAAAAATGCGGAACTTCAATTGGTTACCTCAGAAAAGCTTTAACAAAGGGCTCAAAACTAGGTGCCGCTTTGTGTGTGGCAATCGAAGTTAACAGTAATTCAAAAGTAACCAGAAAAGACCTATATCCAGATGACTGGGAAAAGAACTGGCCTGAACTGGCAGCGTAA
- a CDS encoding DUF1367 family protein, producing the protein MEIEMVKCANGIFAPAFEHDLPRLTKFKNGEMYTFSAKLTRNPAFHRKMFVFFKFCFDHWCANKAGLDCMDEHSQFERFRKDLTILAGFYEQTVRLNGEVRTEAKSLSFANMEPDEFERCYKAMINAAIKHIFRGCNEITENRLLTFF; encoded by the coding sequence TTGGAAATAGAAATGGTCAAATGCGCCAATGGCATATTTGCACCGGCATTCGAACACGACCTACCACGTTTAACAAAATTCAAAAATGGCGAGATGTACACCTTCAGCGCCAAGCTCACAAGAAACCCCGCTTTCCATCGAAAAATGTTCGTATTCTTCAAATTCTGTTTCGACCACTGGTGCGCAAATAAAGCAGGACTCGACTGTATGGATGAGCATAGCCAATTTGAGCGCTTCAGGAAGGATTTAACGATACTTGCAGGATTTTATGAGCAAACGGTAAGGCTAAACGGTGAAGTGCGCACAGAGGCTAAGAGCTTGTCATTTGCCAACATGGAACCAGACGAATTCGAACGCTGTTACAAAGCCATGATTAACGCAGCAATAAAACACATTTTCAGAGGATGTAATGAAATCACTGAGAATCGTTTACTGACATTCTTTTGA
- a CDS encoding structural protein, which yields MARPARGERNNNPGNIRHGSKWQGLSAQQTDPSFCQFVSPEYGIRAIYKLLQTYQKKYELNTVESIIDRYAPPNENNTTGYINRAAKDIGVSVNEPINVSSKSVAIALATAIVGVELGYQPYSQKVFEDAWLLL from the coding sequence ATGGCTAGACCAGCACGCGGCGAGCGCAATAACAATCCGGGCAATATTCGACACGGCTCAAAATGGCAAGGACTATCCGCACAGCAAACAGATCCGAGCTTCTGCCAATTCGTATCACCTGAATACGGTATTCGGGCAATCTATAAATTACTGCAAACATACCAAAAGAAATACGAACTCAACACTGTCGAGTCGATTATCGATCGGTATGCGCCACCAAATGAAAATAATACTACTGGTTACATTAATCGAGCGGCTAAAGATATCGGTGTTAGCGTAAATGAACCTATTAATGTTTCATCTAAATCAGTTGCCATTGCGTTGGCTACGGCGATTGTCGGTGTTGAGCTTGGTTATCAGCCGTACAGTCAGAAAGTATTTGAAGATGCTTGGTTGTTGTTATGA
- a CDS encoding putative holin produces the protein MQEPLTGTATASLAGVSIVGLYSGMDAGVVIGAFAGAVIFVLSAHDIRLLKRWAYFTVAFAIGILGADFMSSLLSGIIGDREVDRSVGAMFSSAGLVGVLVTISKPGALTDSINNVINNLIDKFRGGGR, from the coding sequence ATGCAAGAGCCGTTAACAGGCACAGCAACCGCCTCGTTAGCGGGTGTCTCTATTGTAGGTCTCTATTCAGGTATGGACGCAGGCGTTGTAATCGGTGCGTTCGCAGGGGCGGTGATATTTGTATTGTCTGCTCATGATATCCGGCTGTTAAAGCGATGGGCGTATTTCACGGTTGCATTTGCGATTGGGATATTAGGCGCTGATTTCATGTCGTCACTACTGAGTGGCATTATCGGAGATAGAGAGGTTGATCGCTCTGTTGGTGCTATGTTCTCATCGGCTGGTTTGGTTGGCGTATTGGTAACAATATCTAAACCCGGTGCTCTCACAGACAGTATCAACAACGTTATTAACAACCTGATAGATAAATTCAGAGGAGGTGGAAGATGA
- the rusA gene encoding crossover junction endodeoxyribonuclease RusA, giving the protein MNEYHLKLPWPPSVNTYWRHCKGRHYISKKGETYREQVIDYIEQKNLDIKTTSRIKIIITANPPDKRKRDLDNLPKAVFDSLTHAGFWKDDNQIDDMRIRRGERVSGGLLDITIWEIEDAG; this is encoded by the coding sequence ATGAATGAATATCACCTTAAATTACCGTGGCCACCTTCAGTTAATACGTATTGGCGACACTGTAAAGGACGTCACTATATATCAAAAAAAGGTGAAACCTACCGAGAGCAAGTCATAGATTACATAGAACAGAAAAACCTAGATATCAAAACCACCTCTCGCATCAAGATAATCATCACTGCAAACCCTCCAGACAAACGCAAAAGAGACCTCGATAACTTGCCTAAAGCTGTTTTCGATTCGCTTACTCACGCCGGTTTCTGGAAGGACGACAACCAGATTGATGATATGCGGATCAGGCGTGGTGAAAGGGTAAGTGGCGGCTTACTGGATATCACAATATGGGAGATAGAGGATGCAGGCTGA
- a CDS encoding phage holin family protein → MTISMFWIYVNFFSCLFAVIRLVNYERNGAKYKFFPSLIAWVLIVMLGSIPLRILTNDYAHADPFEVGINITLCALIILSRGNVMQIFRGVSKNG, encoded by the coding sequence ATGACCATCTCAATGTTTTGGATTTACGTCAATTTTTTCTCATGCTTATTCGCTGTTATTCGTCTTGTTAACTATGAGCGTAATGGCGCTAAATACAAATTCTTTCCGTCACTTATAGCATGGGTTCTCATTGTTATGCTTGGTTCTATCCCACTACGCATATTAACGAATGACTACGCGCATGCAGATCCATTTGAAGTCGGAATCAATATCACGCTATGCGCACTAATAATTCTTAGTCGTGGGAACGTGATGCAAATATTTAGAGGGGTTAGTAAAAATGGCTAG
- a CDS encoding XRE family transcriptional regulator yields MNAETELFEKRRQKLAELVARYETQEEFARAIGKDKSYVSRMLYPPSKSGYKRIGDKMVLAIQDALGLPAGWMDGIVESEIPQPSRSYKVEVLDVEASAGAGVVVLDEFIETITAIEYSDEEAKRLFGGRPAHTIKMITVRGDSMAETFEPRDQIFVDMTVNHFDGDGIYVFILNNQLYIKRLQMQYKRLAVISDNPKYETWYLEENNIDGMFIHAKVLVSQSIKYKYHG; encoded by the coding sequence ATGAACGCAGAAACTGAATTATTTGAAAAAAGACGCCAAAAACTGGCTGAGCTTGTTGCTCGTTATGAGACGCAAGAGGAATTTGCACGCGCCATTGGTAAAGACAAATCCTATGTATCCAGAATGCTCTACCCGCCTAGCAAATCTGGATATAAGCGAATAGGTGACAAGATGGTTTTAGCTATTCAGGATGCTTTAGGGCTGCCTGCTGGGTGGATGGACGGTATTGTTGAATCAGAAATTCCGCAGCCATCCAGATCATATAAGGTTGAAGTTCTTGATGTTGAGGCTAGTGCAGGGGCTGGTGTTGTCGTACTTGATGAGTTTATAGAAACAATAACGGCAATTGAATATTCAGACGAAGAAGCCAAGCGTTTATTTGGTGGTAGACCAGCTCATACAATCAAGATGATCACTGTTCGCGGTGATTCGATGGCAGAGACATTTGAGCCACGGGATCAAATATTTGTTGATATGACCGTGAATCACTTTGATGGTGATGGGATTTATGTATTTATCCTGAATAACCAGCTTTATATAAAACGCCTTCAAATGCAATACAAGCGCCTTGCTGTGATTTCTGATAATCCTAAGTATGAAACTTGGTATCTGGAAGAAAACAATATTGACGGTATGTTTATTCACGCCAAAGTGCTAGTTAGCCAATCAATCAAATACAAATATCACGGTTAG
- a CDS encoding KilA-N domain-containing protein — protein MIKIVPMKYDETLIPFNGDCWVNATAAARHFGKLTKDWLRVSSTKEYIYEVGKELDIEAYNSKEEISPLLVRVEKGRHGGTWIHPELVIEFARWLSPKFARACDRHIKNMLMSQSMTLTEDQVIGLLTYKEATEWEKRFQEPYYRALSKMSGTPYFGHVGGCPLLFAGITAKWVYGVALPDYVYESVKENKGDREKIHQYLKGDALRAVEQQMVAVTNIANSSVDYKDFDARCMAAFDVKGQMQLLYPSSNQPSHTATLQ, from the coding sequence ATGATTAAAATCGTACCTATGAAGTATGACGAAACTCTGATCCCGTTTAATGGCGATTGTTGGGTTAATGCTACAGCAGCAGCTAGGCACTTTGGAAAACTAACCAAAGACTGGTTAAGGGTCTCATCAACTAAAGAGTATATCTACGAGGTTGGCAAAGAGCTTGATATTGAAGCGTATAATTCTAAAGAGGAGATTTCTCCCCTTTTAGTTCGAGTAGAAAAAGGACGACATGGCGGTACTTGGATCCATCCTGAATTAGTAATTGAGTTTGCTAGATGGTTATCACCAAAATTTGCTCGCGCTTGTGACCGGCACATTAAAAACATGTTGATGTCACAGAGTATGACATTGACCGAAGATCAGGTTATTGGGTTACTGACATACAAAGAAGCTACTGAGTGGGAAAAGAGATTTCAAGAACCCTATTATAGAGCGCTATCAAAGATGTCAGGGACTCCTTATTTTGGTCATGTTGGCGGTTGTCCATTATTGTTCGCTGGCATCACGGCTAAATGGGTTTATGGCGTTGCATTGCCTGATTATGTGTATGAATCAGTCAAAGAAAATAAAGGCGACAGAGAAAAAATCCATCAGTATCTGAAAGGTGATGCCTTGCGTGCGGTAGAGCAGCAAATGGTGGCAGTAACAAATATTGCTAATAGTTCTGTTGACTACAAAGACTTTGATGCTCGATGTATGGCTGCTTTTGATGTTAAAGGACAAATGCAATTGCTTTATCCATCGAGCAATCAACCATCACACACTGCAACATTACAATAG
- a CDS encoding replicative DNA helicase — protein sequence MNQQIEASVIGGLLKDGLTLNASDVLATLKPEAFGSHFYRETYKVIQKQAKTRGMIDLMMVAEAMGDKHFADIMEAAKNCPSAANLKGYAKMVTDNHNRREMISLMDQHRHVIESGTIDAAAEAMDQLIKKANELRAANDEIKPVHTKDLIADFTEVLEQRLTNGDESDTLKTGIPELDEITGGINAVDLVIVAARPAMGKTEFALRVTEGVASQVDKKTGHKKGVLIFSMEMSSRQIMERQIAGASGLSVSSLRNPAKMDDEGWARVSDGIGRVQDLDVWIVDASKLDVDQIRAIAKRHKQQYPSLALILVDYLGLIEKPKAERNDLAIGYISSNLKGMAKELLTPVISLSQLSRDVEKRPNKRPVNGDLRDSGSIEQDADSIIMLYRDAVYNENSPAAPYAEIIVTKNRFGKTGTVYQRFKNGHFMDVDQAEAANACLQSSKPQQRRFQGADV from the coding sequence ATTAATCAGCAAATCGAAGCAAGCGTAATTGGCGGCTTGCTGAAAGACGGACTAACACTCAACGCATCAGATGTACTCGCCACTTTAAAACCTGAAGCATTCGGATCTCATTTCTACCGAGAAACCTACAAAGTTATTCAGAAACAAGCCAAAACTCGCGGCATGATTGATTTAATGATGGTTGCCGAGGCAATGGGTGATAAGCATTTCGCTGACATCATGGAAGCTGCCAAGAACTGCCCAAGCGCAGCAAACTTGAAAGGCTACGCTAAGATGGTGACTGATAACCACAATCGACGTGAAATGATTAGCTTGATGGACCAACACCGCCACGTTATCGAATCAGGAACGATTGACGCAGCCGCCGAAGCAATGGACCAACTCATCAAAAAGGCCAACGAACTACGGGCCGCTAACGATGAAATTAAACCAGTTCACACCAAGGACCTGATAGCCGATTTTACGGAGGTGTTAGAACAACGGCTAACTAATGGCGATGAGTCAGACACGCTGAAAACTGGCATTCCTGAACTTGATGAAATTACTGGCGGTATCAACGCAGTGGATCTCGTTATCGTCGCGGCCCGTCCAGCAATGGGGAAAACCGAGTTTGCATTGCGAGTAACTGAGGGCGTAGCTTCACAAGTCGATAAAAAAACGGGGCACAAGAAAGGCGTTCTGATTTTCTCAATGGAAATGAGTTCACGTCAAATCATGGAGCGTCAAATTGCTGGGGCATCGGGCCTATCAGTTTCATCACTGAGAAACCCTGCAAAAATGGATGATGAAGGATGGGCAAGAGTTTCCGATGGTATCGGTCGTGTCCAAGATTTGGATGTGTGGATTGTCGATGCAAGTAAACTCGATGTGGACCAAATCAGGGCCATAGCAAAACGCCACAAGCAGCAATATCCATCATTGGCATTAATTCTAGTCGATTACTTGGGCCTGATAGAAAAACCAAAAGCAGAGCGTAACGACCTTGCAATTGGTTATATCTCATCAAATCTCAAGGGAATGGCCAAAGAATTACTAACCCCAGTTATCTCACTTAGCCAGCTTTCACGAGATGTTGAGAAGCGACCAAACAAACGCCCCGTGAATGGTGATTTGCGCGACTCGGGAAGCATTGAGCAAGATGCGGATTCTATCATTATGCTTTACCGTGATGCGGTTTATAACGAGAACTCACCAGCGGCCCCATATGCTGAAATTATCGTGACTAAAAACCGATTCGGCAAAACAGGGACCGTATACCAGCGATTCAAGAATGGTCACTTTATGGATGTGGACCAAGCGGAAGCCGCTAACGCTTGCTTGCAAAGTAGCAAACCTCAGCAACGCCGATTCCAAGGCGCGGACGTGTAA
- a CDS encoding protein ninH: MQAEITTIPELLIKARGNQTKVAGWISASRNTVKKYAFDTRAEKHIIVNGQLMVIHRGGIGGAIKGKSEVLQGVR; this comes from the coding sequence ATGCAGGCTGAGATAACAACCATTCCAGAATTACTCATCAAAGCAAGAGGAAATCAAACCAAGGTAGCTGGCTGGATAAGCGCATCGCGAAATACAGTAAAGAAGTACGCATTCGATACGCGAGCAGAAAAGCACATCATTGTAAATGGGCAGCTTATGGTTATACATCGCGGTGGAATCGGCGGAGCGATAAAAGGAAAGAGTGAAGTATTGCAGGGGGTGAGATGA
- a CDS encoding terminase, which yields MKPEHLALLRDKLWRLNHLYWITNKEGKPVRFKMTPEQLEYFEGMHTRNIILKARQLGFTTEVCIIQLDAALFEAAKCALIAHTLNDAKRLFREKIKYAYDKLPDEIKAANPASNDAAGELVFSKGGSLYISTSFRGGTLRYLHVSEFGKICAKYPEKAREIVTGAFEAVSSDCFTTIESTAEGRAGYFFDYCQSAEKAQIQNKTLSNLDWKFFFFSWWKNPEYAINPVEPLPQRLVDYFDEIASKHGVQLNERQKAWYYAKEKTLGEDMKREYPSIPSEAFQQSVEGAYYAKQFRFLYENKRIGTLPNNSHLPVHTYWDIGVGDSTSIWFIREVGEEFHVIDHYSNSGEGLRHYMKVLKDKGYTYASHNGPHDIDNREFGSDAKSRRELAREGYEIDGQVYSIRFNVVPRVSIDGGIEAVREILPHCAFDEHKCGEGIAHLEAYRKEWDDKKGCWKDKPLHDYTSHDADGFRYFAVSRRNVKRLTEKLEFNWN from the coding sequence ATGAAGCCAGAACATCTTGCATTATTAAGAGATAAGCTCTGGCGATTGAACCACCTATACTGGATCACAAACAAAGAAGGTAAGCCAGTTCGATTTAAAATGACGCCTGAGCAGCTTGAATACTTTGAAGGGATGCACACGCGAAACATTATCCTTAAAGCCCGTCAGCTTGGCTTCACTACTGAGGTTTGCATTATCCAGCTAGACGCAGCGTTATTTGAGGCTGCGAAATGTGCATTGATAGCCCACACACTTAACGATGCTAAGCGACTATTCAGGGAAAAGATAAAGTATGCCTATGACAAGCTACCCGATGAAATCAAAGCGGCTAACCCAGCGAGTAATGATGCGGCTGGTGAGTTGGTGTTTAGTAAAGGCGGGTCACTTTATATCAGCACGTCATTTCGTGGCGGTACGCTCCGCTATTTGCACGTTTCTGAGTTCGGTAAGATATGTGCTAAGTATCCAGAGAAAGCACGTGAGATTGTCACTGGCGCATTTGAGGCGGTATCAAGCGATTGTTTTACGACGATTGAAAGCACAGCGGAGGGTCGAGCAGGTTATTTCTTCGATTATTGCCAGTCTGCTGAGAAAGCGCAAATTCAGAATAAGACTCTCTCTAACCTAGACTGGAAGTTCTTTTTCTTCTCATGGTGGAAGAATCCAGAGTATGCCATCAACCCTGTTGAGCCATTACCGCAACGGTTAGTTGATTATTTCGATGAGATAGCCAGCAAACATGGTGTTCAATTAAACGAGCGCCAGAAAGCATGGTACTACGCCAAAGAGAAAACACTCGGCGAAGATATGAAGCGAGAATACCCGTCAATACCGTCTGAAGCATTTCAGCAATCGGTTGAGGGTGCTTATTACGCTAAACAATTCCGCTTTTTGTACGAGAATAAACGCATTGGCACACTTCCTAATAATTCACACTTACCCGTTCACACATACTGGGATATTGGCGTGGGTGACTCAACGTCAATCTGGTTTATTCGTGAAGTGGGCGAAGAGTTCCATGTCATAGACCACTACTCAAACAGCGGTGAAGGTCTACGACACTACATGAAAGTGCTGAAAGACAAAGGCTACACATATGCAAGTCACAATGGACCTCATGATATCGATAACCGCGAGTTTGGCTCAGATGCGAAATCACGTAGAGAGTTAGCGCGTGAAGGGTATGAAATTGACGGACAGGTTTACTCAATTCGATTTAATGTCGTGCCGAGAGTATCTATCGATGGGGGTATTGAGGCGGTACGTGAAATTCTCCCTCATTGTGCATTTGATGAGCATAAATGCGGCGAAGGCATCGCACACCTTGAAGCTTATCGCAAAGAGTGGGATGACAAAAAGGGATGTTGGAAAGATAAGCCACTTCATGACTACACATCACATGACGCTGACGGGTTCCGTTACTTTGCTGTAAGTAGACGAAATGTTAAGCGACTAACCGAGAAACTAGAATTCAACTGGAACTAA
- a CDS encoding DUF1364 domain-containing protein, whose product MANLRKEAKGRECQVRIPSVCNGNTETVVGAHYRMAGLCGTGCKPSDLFIAWACSACHDEIDRRTRITDAEYAKQCHLEGVMRTQDILQSEGKIKA is encoded by the coding sequence ATGGCTAACTTACGCAAAGAAGCAAAAGGCAGAGAGTGCCAAGTAAGGATACCGTCAGTCTGCAACGGCAACACCGAAACTGTGGTGGGTGCTCATTATCGAATGGCTGGATTATGCGGCACAGGATGCAAGCCTAGCGATTTATTTATAGCTTGGGCGTGTAGTGCTTGCCATGACGAAATCGACCGCAGGACGCGAATCACGGATGCTGAATATGCAAAGCAATGTCACTTGGAGGGTGTAATGCGAACTCAGGATATATTGCAGAGCGAGGGGAAGATTAAGGCATGA
- a CDS encoding DUF551 domain-containing protein produces the protein MQGTNWVKVSEQEPPIKTDVLCCNIFTGDRFTADKLETFNSSKGLMAKAFYRGNPQWIATHWMPLPPMPEGE, from the coding sequence ATGCAGGGAACTAATTGGGTTAAGGTGAGCGAGCAAGAGCCGCCGATCAAGACTGATGTTTTGTGTTGCAATATTTTCACTGGAGATAGATTTACAGCTGACAAACTAGAAACCTTCAATTCCTCAAAGGGGTTAATGGCAAAGGCTTTCTACCGTGGAAACCCTCAATGGATAGCAACTCACTGGATGCCACTCCCACCAATGCCAGAGGGTGAATGA
- a CDS encoding DUF4055 domain-containing protein — MNTNVDYKHPAYSEFLPEWDMIGDCVDGERVVKSKKEKYLPHPADKKDADDKDNSRYKSYLARASFLNATGRTLSGLLGIAFGKPVKISVSGGVEYLETDIDGQGQPLTQMIRDALSQNLQRGRAGLLSDFSGSGVQFEANKGRPYIRLFTAKEIINWRVTNGKTSLVVLQYQEPVDTEDFELKMQKNWIELRLIDDVAHSRRWYEDGDIKVTDWIVLSDATGKPLSELPWSWIGSMNNDHTPDAPPLADIAYLNIKHYQAEADIAESAHTVGQPMIALTGLDNTWVQDHLKDGFNVGSRKGVLLPVGGDMKFAQPEDRNIQITLAERREKQMAMLGAKLVERGTSARTATQAQDEAQTDNSVLSLCAGNVEQAFNRALGFCIQFAGSGEATIELNKVYDVAQLDSQAITALLAALQSGAMRMIDFVKYLQSINIIPQDEKAEDVIEEIELSRANSMM; from the coding sequence ATGAATACAAACGTTGATTATAAACATCCAGCGTACAGCGAGTTTTTGCCTGAGTGGGACATGATTGGCGATTGTGTTGATGGCGAACGAGTTGTAAAAAGTAAAAAAGAAAAATACTTACCACATCCAGCGGATAAAAAGGATGCTGATGACAAAGATAACTCACGTTACAAGAGTTATCTGGCGAGAGCTTCATTCCTTAATGCTACGGGTAGAACGTTAAGTGGCCTACTCGGTATAGCATTTGGCAAGCCAGTAAAGATTAGCGTAAGCGGAGGCGTTGAATATTTAGAAACCGATATTGACGGTCAAGGCCAGCCATTAACGCAAATGATAAGAGATGCTTTATCGCAAAACTTACAGCGTGGACGTGCGGGCCTATTAAGCGATTTTAGCGGGTCAGGTGTTCAGTTTGAAGCAAATAAAGGCCGCCCATATATTCGATTGTTTACAGCAAAAGAAATCATTAACTGGCGAGTGACTAACGGGAAAACATCACTCGTTGTTCTTCAATATCAAGAGCCCGTTGATACCGAAGATTTTGAGCTAAAAATGCAGAAGAATTGGATTGAGTTACGGCTTATTGATGATGTGGCCCATTCTCGCCGTTGGTATGAAGATGGCGATATAAAAGTAACAGACTGGATTGTATTGAGTGATGCTACTGGGAAGCCCTTGAGTGAATTACCGTGGTCATGGATTGGTTCTATGAACAATGACCATACCCCTGACGCCCCACCGCTTGCTGATATAGCTTACTTAAATATCAAGCATTACCAAGCCGAAGCAGATATTGCAGAGTCAGCTCACACAGTTGGTCAGCCAATGATTGCTTTAACTGGTCTAGATAATACTTGGGTGCAAGATCATCTCAAAGATGGTTTTAATGTAGGCTCTCGTAAAGGTGTGTTGCTTCCTGTCGGCGGTGATATGAAGTTTGCCCAGCCAGAAGATAGGAATATCCAAATCACACTAGCAGAGCGCAGAGAGAAGCAAATGGCAATGCTAGGGGCTAAGTTAGTTGAGCGCGGTACATCGGCTAGAACAGCCACACAGGCTCAGGATGAGGCGCAAACAGATAACTCTGTGCTTTCCTTGTGTGCTGGCAATGTGGAGCAGGCTTTTAACCGAGCGCTTGGATTCTGCATTCAGTTTGCGGGAAGTGGTGAGGCGACTATCGAATTGAACAAAGTTTACGATGTTGCACAATTAGATTCTCAAGCAATTACGGCTTTACTTGCTGCTCTGCAATCAGGTGCTATGCGAATGATTGATTTTGTTAAGTACCTGCAAAGTATCAATATTATTCCGCAAGATGAGAAAGCTGAGGATGTTATCGAAGAGATAGAATTATCTAGAGCTAACTCAATGATGTAG
- a CDS encoding antiterminator Q family protein: MNYIGEKELTKEQFDWLNGWLELWGAWVHSGRVDMRKINIIYKFMQSVDPSKNLTRPMCNDDDGMLISQVIDSVIAIDKQAYKILISYYVYGASKLSIASYYHNNAKPRKMNTRSGGKVKIPSLRTCRREVDEKLKACQWLLYEPLRNAMNGRKRVAKVRKITELCY; the protein is encoded by the coding sequence ATGAACTACATCGGAGAGAAAGAACTTACAAAGGAGCAATTCGACTGGCTTAACGGATGGCTTGAATTGTGGGGCGCTTGGGTTCACTCAGGCCGAGTAGACATGAGGAAAATTAACATCATATACAAATTCATGCAATCAGTTGACCCAAGCAAAAATCTAACACGACCGATGTGCAATGACGATGACGGAATGTTGATTTCTCAGGTCATAGATTCTGTCATCGCCATTGACAAGCAGGCTTATAAGATACTGATAAGTTACTACGTGTACGGTGCGTCAAAGCTTTCGATAGCATCTTACTACCATAACAATGCAAAACCTCGCAAAATGAACACAAGGTCAGGAGGAAAAGTAAAGATTCCATCATTGCGAACATGCCGAAGAGAAGTTGATGAAAAACTGAAAGCTTGCCAGTGGTTATTATACGAACCTCTACGAAATGCAATGAACGGTCGCAAACGTGTAGCTAAAGTTAGAAAAATAACTGAACTTTGCTATTGA
- a CDS encoding CII family transcriptional regulator: MEISNESKFREIESKIMKGILVTGAREVAKRTGIHESQISRWQSPQSKSHLSFIQRCARLLVAIGYDSHDDTVIIRGDEARALIQMLEHVRYPKRKTSTAGTGEAQIKLDI, encoded by the coding sequence ATGGAAATATCAAACGAAAGCAAATTTCGAGAAATCGAATCAAAAATTATGAAAGGAATTCTTGTTACTGGCGCTAGAGAAGTAGCAAAGAGAACAGGGATTCACGAGTCACAAATATCACGCTGGCAATCACCGCAATCGAAATCACATTTAAGTTTCATACAGCGATGTGCAAGGCTTTTAGTTGCTATTGGGTATGACAGTCATGATGACACAGTGATTATTCGGGGTGATGAGGCTAGGGCATTAATTCAGATGCTAGAGCATGTCAGGTATCCAAAAAGAAAAACCTCAACTGCGGGAACAGGTGAGGCTCAGATAAAACTAGACATTTGA